The Triticum aestivum cultivar Chinese Spring chromosome 7B, IWGSC CS RefSeq v2.1, whole genome shotgun sequence genome window below encodes:
- the LOC123156289 gene encoding GDSL esterase/lipase At1g28600-like, which yields MESSNGHCSISLAILFVFAALLLNADLGSCHCFKRIFSFGDSITDTGNFAYTVRNRPLGPPLVPPYGETYFHHPTGRASDGRLIIDFYAQALGLPLLPPSLPLEKTGQFPAGANFAVFGAMALNPNYFKSKYNFSVPFPWSLQDQLATFNKVLTRIAPGDAATKRLLSESLVIFGEIGGNDYNFWFFDPKRSKDRNTPLQYMPDVIASIGAGVQKVINLGAKTIIVPGNFPIGCVPAYLSTHKSNTSADYDQFRCLAWFNVFSRRHNQLLKQEVGRLKSRNPSVKIIYADYYGAFMEFVRNPHRNGIDSPLVACCGGNGPYGTGRRCDQNAKVCRDPSRFANWDQVHMTEKAYSVITNGVLNGPYADIPLLHAC from the exons ATGGAGAGTTCCAATGGCCACTGCTCCATTTCCTTGGCCATCCTCTTCGTCTTTGCTGCTCTGCTGCTCAACGCTGATCTAGGGTCGTGCCACTGCTTCAAGCGTATCTTCTCCTTCGGCGACTCCATCACTGACACTGGCAACTTTGCATACACCGTCCGCAACAGACCACTGGGTCCACCCTTGGTGCCTCCTTATGGAGAGACCTACTTCCACCACCCCACGGGCCGCGCCTCTGATGGGCGTCTCATAATCGACTTCTATG CGCAAGCGTTGGGCCTGCCGCTGCTGCCACCGAGCTTGCCTCTGGAGAAGACGGGGCAGTTTCCCGCCGGTGCCAACTTTGCCGTGTTCGGCGCTATGGCGCTGAACCCGAACTACTTCAAGTCCAAGTATAACTTCAGTGTACCGTTTCCTTGGAGCCTCCAGGATCAGCTCGCTACTTTCAACAAAGTGCTCACACGGATTGCTCCAGGAGATG CTGCAACAAAGAGGCTCCTGAGCGAGTCCCTGGTCATCTTTGGTGAGATCGGCGGCAATGACTACAACTTCTGGTTCTTCGATCCTAAGCGCAGCAAGGACAGAAACACACCCCTGCAGTACATGCCCGATGTTATCGCCAGCATAGGAGCCGGCGTGCAGAAGGTGATCAACCTCGGCGCGAAGACGATCATTGTCCCGGGGAACTTCCCCATCGGGTGCGTGCCAGCCTACCTTAGTACTCACAAGAGCAATACATCTGCGGACTACGACCAGTTCCGCTGCCTCGCGTGGTTCAACGTGTTCTCTCGGAGGCACAACCAGCTGTTGAAGCAGGAGGTCGGCCGGCTCAAGTCCCGGAACCCCAGCGTGAAGATCATATACGCAGACTACTACGGTGCCTTCATGGAGTTTGTCAGGAATCCCCACAGGAATGGCATCGACAGTCCTCTGGTGGCATGCTGTGGCGGCAACGGGCCCTACGGGACCGGCCGTAGGTGTGACCAGAACGCGAAGGTTTGCCGCGACCCGTCCAGGTTCGCCAACTGGGACCAGGTTCATATGACGGAGAAGGCATACAGTGTCATCACCAATGGGGTGCTCAATGGCCCGTATGCGGACATCCCGTTGCTCCACGCTTGCTAG